The following proteins are encoded in a genomic region of Candidatus Edwardsbacteria bacterium:
- a CDS encoding T9SS type A sorting domain-containing protein has protein sequence MRNTLFWVVLSVSVLLLPGILYAQAPYTVWVRTYNGPAFSGAAATSCAVDAAGNLYVAGSSSNGSNSDFLIIKYNAVTGDTIWVRSYIGSADDDDGAKDCAVDNSGYLYVTGYYYNETQDEDYLTIKYNTTTGDTIWSRRYKGTVYANGSDIAYSCAVDDSGNLYVTGFSSPDYLTIKYNTATGDTIWTRRFSANGFNNSCDVDGFGNLYVAGTSSGSCLAIKYNAVTGDTIWTKRYEGSGSVHSCAVDGSGNLYVTASSIVDTSYAFLNIIKYNTAGDTLWTSSYGPVYWLDYANDCVADDSGNLYVPYHSYNGANFDYLTIKYNANGDTLWTCRYNSPADSNDSPSDCAIDGSGNLYVTGASYNGTSSCLTIKYNTAAGVAGKPNCQMADNKLQLGQNIPNPFSQHTVISYQLPASGPVSLKIYNVAGQLVKTFNMGLQQPGYHQVEWHDSKIPAGVYFYLLTSGHYQATKKLVVVK, from the coding sequence ATGAGAAATACATTGTTTTGGGTTGTTCTGTCGGTTTCAGTATTATTACTGCCCGGCATTCTTTATGCCCAAGCGCCCTATACGGTCTGGGTTCGCACATATAATGGTCCAGCCTTTTCCGGCGCAGCAGCAACGTCCTGTGCCGTTGATGCTGCGGGGAACCTTTATGTGGCGGGAAGCTCTTCAAATGGTTCAAATAGTGATTTTTTAATTATAAAATATAATGCTGTCACCGGCGATACAATTTGGGTACGCAGTTATATCGGCTCGGCGGATGATGACGATGGCGCCAAAGACTGTGCCGTGGACAATTCGGGATATCTTTATGTCACGGGTTATTATTATAATGAGACTCAAGACGAAGATTACTTGACAATCAAATACAACACTACCACTGGAGACACTATCTGGTCTCGAAGATATAAGGGCACAGTATATGCCAATGGGAGCGATATAGCTTATAGCTGTGCCGTTGATGATTCTGGAAACCTTTACGTCACTGGTTTTTCTTCACCCGATTATTTAACTATAAAATACAACACTGCTACCGGAGACACAATTTGGACCCGCCGTTTTAGCGCGAATGGGTTTAATAACAGTTGTGATGTTGACGGCTTCGGCAATTTATATGTGGCCGGAACTTCTAGTGGGAGTTGCCTTGCAATAAAATATAACGCTGTGACCGGCGACACCATCTGGACAAAGCGTTATGAAGGTAGTGGTTCCGTACACAGTTGTGCGGTTGATGGCTCAGGGAACCTATATGTGACAGCTTCTTCCATCGTTGATACTAGTTATGCTTTCCTGAACATCATCAAGTATAATACCGCCGGGGACACGCTTTGGACCAGCAGTTATGGTCCAGTCTATTGGCTTGATTACGCCAACGACTGTGTGGCTGATGACTCTGGCAATTTATATGTCCCTTATCATTCCTATAATGGCGCTAATTTTGATTATCTCACCATTAAATACAATGCCAATGGCGATACTTTGTGGACCTGCCGGTACAACAGCCCGGCCGATAGTAATGATTCACCCAGTGACTGTGCGATAGACGGGTCGGGCAATCTTTATGTTACCGGCGCTTCATACAATGGCACAAGTTCTTGTCTGACCATAAAGTATAATACAGCAGCCGGAGTAGCAGGGAAGCCTAACTGCCAAATGGCCGATAACAAATTACAATTAGGGCAAAATATACCTAATCCTTTCAGCCAACATACAGTCATTAGTTATCAACTACCAGCCAGCGGGCCAGTCAGCTTGAAAATCTATAACGTAGCCGGGCAATTGGTAAAAACATTTAACATGGGACTCCAACAACCAGGTTATCATCAGGTAGAATGGCATGATTCAAAAATACCGGCGGGTGTGTATTTCTACCTTTTGACGTCAGGGCATTATCAAGCCACCAAGAAGTTGGTAGTGGTGAAATAA
- the ftsX gene encoding permease-like cell division protein FtsX — MRLNYYWREALAGLKRAKLMTFLSVSSITSALFILGSFLLVTLNFQRAIDQVKGKFEIQAFLRDNVANSQALVIGSRIRDIPGIQETEYISKQEALKQFRQELADKADLLNAIETNPLPQSFKVKLKAEHRNPESITQIAEKIKQLSGVEEVEYGKAWLGRLYRMVRLLIVIDFSLMVIVSLAAVMVVFNTIQLTLYARRQAIEIMKLVGADGAHIRRPFLLEGMLQGLAGSLTGLALLYLAYRLLSSYFDMFGFFTGQQLLGLLAFGVCLGGLGSLIAVQKFLFRTVQPGNS, encoded by the coding sequence GTGCGGCTGAATTATTACTGGCGGGAGGCCCTGGCCGGCCTGAAACGGGCCAAGCTGATGACCTTTTTGTCGGTATCCAGCATCACCTCAGCCCTGTTCATCCTGGGATCGTTCCTGCTGGTGACCCTGAATTTCCAGAGGGCCATCGACCAGGTGAAAGGCAAGTTCGAGATCCAGGCATTTTTAAGGGACAATGTGGCCAACAGCCAGGCCCTGGTGATAGGCAGCCGCATCCGGGACATCCCCGGGATACAGGAGACGGAATACATCTCCAAGCAGGAGGCCCTAAAGCAGTTCCGGCAGGAGCTGGCCGACAAGGCCGACCTGCTGAATGCCATCGAGACCAACCCCCTGCCCCAGTCTTTCAAGGTCAAGCTCAAGGCGGAGCACCGCAATCCCGAATCCATCACCCAGATCGCCGAAAAGATCAAACAATTAAGCGGGGTGGAGGAGGTGGAATACGGCAAGGCCTGGCTGGGCCGGCTGTACCGGATGGTGCGCCTGCTGATCGTGATAGACTTCTCCCTGATGGTGATCGTCAGCCTGGCGGCGGTGATGGTGGTCTTCAACACCATCCAGCTGACATTGTATGCCAGGCGGCAGGCCATAGAGATCATGAAGCTGGTGGGGGCCGACGGGGCCCACATCCGCCGGCCGTTCCTCCTGGAGGGGATGCTGCAGGGGCTGGCCGGCAGCCTGACCGGTCTGGCCCTGCTGTACCTGGCCTACCGGCTGCTGTCCTCATACTTTGATATGTTCGGATTCTTCACCGGCCAGCAGCTGCTGGGCCTGCTGGCCTTCGGGGTCTGCCTGGGCGGGCTGGGTAGTTTGATAGCCGTTCAAAAGTTCCTGTTCCGGACCGTCCAGCCGGGAAACAGCTGA
- a CDS encoding gamma carbonic anhydrase family protein has protein sequence MIKSYKEKTPQIDQSAFVAETAVIIGDVEIGRNASIWYGVAIRADINHVRIGQETNIQENSVIHVDLNDRGLGDCAAIIGDRVTVGHGAILHACKIGDDCLIGMGAIVLSGASVGAGSVIAAGALVKEGQQIPPRSMVMGMPAEVKRQLPEEAIEKIRSSARHYVELAEDYK, from the coding sequence ATGATCAAATCTTACAAAGAGAAAACACCCCAAATAGACCAGTCGGCCTTTGTGGCCGAGACCGCGGTGATCATCGGCGACGTGGAGATCGGCCGGAACGCCAGCATCTGGTACGGGGTGGCCATCCGGGCCGACATCAACCATGTCCGGATCGGCCAGGAGACCAACATCCAGGAGAACAGCGTCATCCATGTCGATCTGAACGACCGGGGGCTGGGCGACTGCGCCGCCATCATCGGCGACCGGGTCACCGTGGGGCACGGGGCCATATTACATGCCTGCAAGATCGGCGACGACTGCCTGATCGGCATGGGGGCCATCGTCCTCTCCGGGGCCAGCGTCGGGGCCGGGTCGGTCATTGCGGCCGGGGCCCTGGTCAAGGAGGGCCAGCAGATCCCGCCCCGCTCCATGGTGATGGGCATGCCGGCCGAGGTCAAGCGTCAGCTGCCGGAGGAGGCCATCGAGAAGATCCGCTCCAGCGCCCGGCACTACGTGGAACTGGCCGAGGATTATAAATAG
- a CDS encoding HDIG domain-containing protein produces the protein MDRQQARELLEQTIPNKNLQKHMLAAEACMKNLAAHFGEDQDKWALAGLLHDLDYDQTANDFPNHGLVTAQMLEGQDISEDIIHAIKAHPGHVEAKSKMDFALYAVDPLTGLIVAAALMHPSKKLANLDVPFIMKRYKEKRFAAGANREQIQTCDRLGLSLEDFVGKCLKAMQGISDDLGL, from the coding sequence ATGGACAGACAACAGGCCAGGGAACTTTTGGAGCAGACCATACCCAACAAGAACCTGCAGAAACACATGCTGGCGGCCGAGGCCTGCATGAAAAATCTGGCGGCCCATTTCGGCGAGGATCAGGATAAATGGGCCCTGGCCGGTTTGCTGCACGACCTGGATTACGATCAAACGGCCAATGATTTTCCCAATCACGGATTGGTCACCGCCCAGATGCTGGAGGGCCAGGACATCTCCGAGGACATCATCCATGCCATCAAGGCCCATCCCGGGCACGTCGAGGCAAAGTCAAAAATGGACTTCGCCCTGTATGCGGTGGACCCGCTGACCGGTCTGATCGTGGCCGCGGCCCTGATGCACCCTTCCAAGAAGCTGGCCAACCTGGACGTGCCGTTCATCATGAAACGCTACAAGGAGAAGCGGTTTGCGGCCGGGGCCAACCGGGAGCAGATCCAGACCTGCGACCGGCTGGGGTTGAGTTTGGAGGATTTTGTGGGGAAATGTTTGAAGGCCATGCAGGGGATATCCGACGATCTGGGGCTGTAG
- a CDS encoding folylpolyglutamate synthase/dihydrofolate synthase family protein: MTYQQAVEYLMSFVDREKIPGQKYHEEQYDLQGFRQFLTELGSPQNSFKSILVAGTKGKGSTAAMIESVLRQQRLKTGLYTSPHLISFCERIKRDGKNILERDFAQRLEWLKPFLEKSRAEGRPRTVFEILTAMAFLYFQEVGVEWAVLEVGVGGRLDCTNVVNPRAAVITNLSLDHTEILGETIAQIAAEKAGIIRQDALVITSPQPAEAMKVILKKCQDSLARLFQVGRDVGFRITDQTPYSVTIDLAGTFGSMTNLEVGLPGDFQAENAAAAFAALRSLQYRNLILSDNVIRDGLRSVNWPGRMQQVSQEPAVIIDGAHNGHSAKRLMDALEKTYPGAGRVAVLGISANKDIAGIVDSLAPGCRAVVITKARHSRAASPEIIREQAARHGVAAIVTENLGEALEKAKQLVAVSDLIVITGSLFLAGEALEMFGEKA; this comes from the coding sequence ATGACCTATCAGCAAGCCGTAGAATATCTGATGTCCTTTGTGGACCGGGAAAAAATTCCGGGCCAGAAATACCATGAGGAGCAGTATGACCTGCAGGGCTTCCGGCAGTTTTTGACCGAGCTGGGCAGCCCCCAGAATTCCTTCAAATCCATCCTGGTGGCCGGGACCAAGGGCAAGGGCTCCACCGCGGCCATGATAGAATCGGTGCTGCGCCAGCAGAGGCTGAAGACCGGGCTGTACACCTCGCCCCACCTGATCAGCTTCTGCGAACGGATAAAAAGAGACGGCAAGAATATTCTGGAGCGGGATTTCGCCCAGCGTCTGGAATGGCTTAAGCCCTTTCTGGAGAAGTCCCGGGCCGAAGGCCGGCCGCGCACGGTGTTCGAGATCCTGACCGCCATGGCCTTTTTGTATTTCCAGGAGGTGGGGGTGGAATGGGCGGTATTGGAGGTGGGGGTGGGCGGCCGGCTGGACTGCACCAATGTGGTCAATCCCCGGGCGGCGGTGATCACCAACCTCAGCCTGGACCACACCGAGATCCTGGGGGAAACCATCGCCCAGATCGCCGCCGAGAAGGCCGGCATCATCCGGCAGGACGCCCTGGTCATCACCTCTCCCCAGCCGGCCGAGGCCATGAAGGTGATCCTGAAGAAATGCCAGGATTCGCTGGCCCGGCTGTTCCAGGTGGGCCGGGATGTGGGCTTCCGGATAACCGACCAGACGCCGTACAGCGTGACCATCGACCTGGCCGGGACCTTCGGCTCCATGACCAACCTGGAGGTGGGCCTGCCGGGCGATTTTCAGGCCGAGAACGCCGCCGCGGCCTTCGCCGCGCTGCGCAGCCTGCAATACCGAAACCTGATCCTGAGCGACAACGTCATCCGGGACGGGCTCCGCTCGGTCAACTGGCCGGGCCGGATGCAGCAGGTATCGCAGGAGCCGGCGGTCATCATCGACGGGGCGCACAACGGCCACTCCGCCAAGCGCCTGATGGACGCCCTGGAGAAGACCTATCCCGGTGCCGGGAGGGTGGCGGTGCTGGGCATCTCTGCCAACAAGGACATAGCCGGGATAGTGGACAGCCTGGCGCCGGGCTGCCGGGCGGTGGTGATCACCAAGGCCCGGCACTCCCGGGCGGCCTCTCCCGAGATCATCAGGGAACAAGCGGCCCGGCACGGGGTGGCGGCCATAGTCACCGAGAACCTGGGCGAAGCCCTGGAGAAGGCCAAACAGCTGGTGGCCGTCAGTGATCTGATAGTCATCACCGGGTCGCTGTTTTTGGCCGGAGAGGCCCTGGAGATGTTCGGGGAGAAGGCGTAG
- a CDS encoding chemotaxis protein CheC — protein sequence MNSAHNILTPVQQDALKEIFNIGSGNAATTLSEAIHQPVLVSVPQIKVSTVEEALSSLVKPDLPVVCLVNIFVGDLSGCTLWLMPGDSALAFAQECWHKMPRAKNEAEFHFGHIHLEISSVLTESYLNTLGDMLELTAIPSPPLMLSGPMQKVMAKILGEYARFGEILAYVQNRFRFPGETGTASGYFMMLPDAASLKRIMTAMKLDGS from the coding sequence ATGAACTCCGCCCATAACATATTGACCCCGGTCCAGCAGGACGCCCTCAAGGAGATCTTCAACATCGGCTCCGGCAACGCTGCCACCACCCTGTCCGAGGCCATTCATCAGCCAGTGCTGGTATCGGTGCCCCAGATCAAGGTCAGCACCGTGGAGGAGGCCCTGTCCTCGCTGGTCAAGCCCGACCTGCCGGTGGTCTGCCTGGTCAACATCTTCGTGGGCGACCTCTCCGGCTGCACCCTGTGGCTGATGCCGGGCGATAGCGCTTTGGCCTTCGCCCAGGAGTGCTGGCACAAGATGCCCCGGGCCAAGAACGAGGCCGAGTTCCATTTCGGGCACATCCATCTGGAGATCTCCTCGGTGCTGACCGAGTCCTACCTGAACACCCTGGGCGACATGCTGGAGCTGACCGCCATCCCCTCGCCCCCCCTGATGCTGTCCGGGCCCATGCAGAAGGTGATGGCCAAGATCCTGGGAGAGTACGCCCGTTTCGGCGAGATCCTGGCCTACGTCCAGAACCGGTTCCGGTTTCCCGGCGAGACCGGGACGGCCAGCGGCTATTTCATGATGCTGCCGGATGCCGCCTCCCTCAAGCGGATCATGACCGCCATGAAGCTGGATGGGTCCTAG
- a CDS encoding PAS domain-containing protein, with protein sequence MIDRMNETVVKALLETMPGEISVIDHNDEVIGWNKHDTRLFHRPMDSMGINFRSCHPKSSLAKVEQIVEEMKSGKRDSARFWIDLPLGPNQEKHKVLIEFFALRDQDKKYLGCLEHTMDVQYIRELEGEKRLLS encoded by the coding sequence ATGATAGACCGCATGAATGAAACGGTGGTCAAGGCCCTGCTGGAGACCATGCCGGGCGAGATCTCGGTGATCGATCACAACGACGAGGTGATCGGCTGGAACAAGCACGACACCCGGCTGTTCCACCGCCCCATGGACAGCATGGGCATCAACTTCCGCAGCTGCCACCCCAAAAGCAGCCTGGCCAAGGTGGAGCAGATCGTGGAGGAGATGAAAAGCGGGAAGCGAGACAGCGCCAGGTTCTGGATAGACCTGCCGCTGGGACCCAACCAGGAGAAGCACAAGGTGCTGATAGAGTTCTTCGCCCTGCGGGACCAGGATAAAAAATACCTGGGCTGCCTGGAGCACACCATGGACGTCCAGTACATCCGGGAGCTGGAGGGGGAGAAGCGGTTGCTGTCGTAA
- a CDS encoding alpha/beta fold hydrolase encodes MERNIYPVIFVPGIMEAEPSVPCPPDRPAACHPAFENMTADLDTVKPDGGGDYKPPPDRLICRNEVFALVYGDMIAALRESLPLDQEECARVHVFPYDWRHPISLNAARLEDFVERIIRSSQAHPPYRRRGIKPDKVNIVGHSVGGCLAKHYATVLSGEGRINRMVMLASPLRGSLCALKHLITGETWFFDWFNGKSQRRYARTLPGIYDLLPYDGFANPEEKLLWPSPAAESRGQPVNIFDPSGWQDNVAAQVGPEVLARHLDNAYNYYRNARDFSPEFRKNVLMVYGKGERTLREVNVGSRRPVEYNFPREDGCGAIGDGTVPAVSTYSQGIYQACVTKKKMGDWELDLGRMAGFHASFCAYDLVQDLVISFLTGKVIRTVQREFKLTEIEQLPKFTPDQVDKLDREPICRF; translated from the coding sequence ATGGAGCGGAACATTTATCCCGTGATATTCGTCCCCGGGATCATGGAGGCGGAGCCGTCCGTCCCCTGCCCCCCGGATCGCCCGGCGGCCTGCCATCCGGCCTTCGAAAATATGACGGCTGATCTTGATACCGTGAAGCCGGATGGCGGCGGCGATTACAAACCCCCGCCGGACCGGCTGATATGCCGGAATGAGGTGTTCGCTCTGGTTTACGGCGATATGATTGCCGCACTGAGGGAGAGCCTGCCGCTGGATCAGGAAGAATGCGCCAGGGTCCATGTCTTTCCCTACGACTGGAGGCACCCCATCAGCCTTAACGCCGCCCGGCTGGAGGATTTCGTGGAGCGGATCATCCGCAGCAGCCAGGCCCATCCCCCGTACCGTCGGCGGGGGATCAAGCCGGACAAGGTGAATATCGTCGGCCACAGCGTGGGGGGATGTCTGGCCAAACATTACGCCACGGTGTTGTCGGGCGAGGGCCGGATAAACCGGATGGTGATGCTGGCTTCCCCGCTGCGGGGTTCATTGTGCGCCTTGAAGCACCTGATAACGGGCGAAACCTGGTTCTTCGATTGGTTTAACGGCAAGAGCCAGCGGCGCTATGCCCGGACCCTTCCCGGGATATACGATCTGCTGCCCTATGACGGCTTTGCCAATCCGGAGGAGAAGCTGCTGTGGCCCAGCCCGGCGGCGGAGAGCAGGGGCCAGCCGGTCAATATCTTCGATCCCTCCGGCTGGCAGGATAATGTGGCCGCCCAGGTCGGGCCGGAGGTGTTGGCCCGCCACCTGGACAATGCCTACAATTATTATCGCAACGCCCGGGATTTCTCCCCGGAGTTCCGGAAGAACGTCCTGATGGTTTACGGCAAGGGGGAGCGGACCCTGCGTGAGGTCAATGTTGGCAGCCGCCGGCCGGTGGAGTACAACTTTCCCCGGGAGGACGGTTGCGGCGCCATCGGCGACGGCACGGTGCCGGCGGTCAGCACCTACAGCCAGGGCATCTACCAGGCCTGCGTCACCAAGAAAAAGATGGGGGACTGGGAGCTGGACCTGGGCCGGATGGCCGGTTTCCATGCCTCGTTCTGCGCCTACGATCTGGTCCAGGACCTGGTGATATCCTTCCTGACCGGGAAGGTCATCAGAACGGTGCAGAGGGAATTCAAGCTGACCGAGATAGAACAACTGCCCAAGTTCACTCCGGACCAGGTGGACAAGCTGGACCGGGAGCCCATCTGCCGGTTCTGA
- a CDS encoding amidohydrolase codes for MIKRPTSIDNYVIGWRRHFHKNPELSFREFQTSRTVAAELKKLGMAVKPKVGGTGVVGLLQGGRQGKTLALRADMDALPVKEENRTSYISKNPGVMHACGHDGHMAMLLGAAKMLSCQRTQIRGQVKFLFQPGEETPPGGALGMIRDGAMEGPKVDAVFALHLDSSLPTGKVGLCRGPMMAASDNFEITIAGKGGHAARPHDCLDPVTAAAQIIMGLQTIVSRKVDPVHPAVVTVGKIRAGSKHNIIPQEAILIGTARTIDPHSTKMMPLWIRQLAEGIARANGLKARVGYERGYPVLFNDPGMVDLCEKVIASRYGKKAPVRITEPMMGGEDMAYFLHKAPGAFLRLGSRQGRETAFPWHHPKFSIDEKSLSLGAGILTEIALNFLSQ; via the coding sequence TTGATAAAAAGGCCGACGAGCATCGATAATTATGTCATCGGATGGCGCAGGCATTTCCATAAAAATCCCGAGCTTTCCTTCCGGGAGTTTCAGACCTCCCGGACGGTGGCGGCCGAATTGAAAAAGCTGGGGATGGCTGTCAAACCCAAGGTGGGCGGCACCGGAGTGGTGGGCCTGCTTCAGGGCGGCCGCCAAGGGAAGACCCTGGCATTGAGGGCCGACATGGACGCCCTGCCGGTCAAGGAGGAGAACAGAACATCCTATATTTCTAAAAATCCCGGGGTGATGCACGCCTGCGGACACGACGGACACATGGCCATGCTGCTGGGCGCGGCAAAAATGTTGTCCTGCCAAAGAACTCAGATCAGGGGCCAGGTGAAATTCCTTTTCCAGCCGGGGGAGGAAACCCCGCCCGGCGGCGCCCTGGGAATGATAAGGGACGGGGCCATGGAGGGTCCAAAAGTGGATGCCGTCTTTGCCCTGCATCTTGATTCCTCCCTTCCCACCGGGAAGGTGGGGCTCTGCAGGGGGCCGATGATGGCGGCCTCTGACAACTTCGAGATAACCATCGCCGGAAAGGGCGGCCATGCCGCCCGGCCCCACGACTGCCTGGACCCGGTGACCGCCGCGGCCCAGATAATCATGGGCCTGCAGACCATAGTCAGCCGAAAGGTCGATCCGGTACACCCGGCGGTGGTGACCGTGGGTAAGATCCGGGCCGGCAGCAAGCACAATATAATCCCCCAGGAAGCCATCTTGATCGGCACCGCCCGCACCATCGATCCCCATTCCACCAAAATGATGCCCCTCTGGATCAGGCAGCTGGCCGAAGGGATCGCCCGGGCCAACGGCCTGAAGGCCAGGGTTGGTTACGAGAGGGGCTATCCGGTGCTGTTCAACGACCCGGGCATGGTCGATCTCTGTGAAAAGGTGATAGCTTCGCGGTACGGCAAAAAAGCCCCGGTCCGCATCACGGAGCCCATGATGGGCGGCGAGGACATGGCTTATTTTTTACACAAGGCGCCGGGGGCCTTTTTGAGGCTGGGCAGCCGCCAAGGCCGGGAGACCGCCTTCCCCTGGCACCACCCCAAATTCAGCATCGACGAAAAAAGCCTTTCCCTGGGGGCCGGGATCCTGACGGAAATAGCATTAAATTTTCTATCCCAATAG
- a CDS encoding GGDEF domain-containing protein: MKSRKNNFTKEVISSLGQDNGETAEILKQVEAVRREKADSLYSDLIFTLVHLHFSENQAKQHWEKVLQHKQEMSRKLGRNVGVRVALLDYFINLQQQIQNPKIIEIDLFEKTLLSAVTDGLTGLYNHRFFQDRLDEEVERARRYGMSFSLLMIDVDDFKIYNDANGHIAGDVLLVEISKILLRAVRKVDATSRYGGEEFTIILPSTKKKGALTIAGRICQKMAAGHFPNQKVMPGGKITVSAGVASFPDDGASKIELLDCADKMLYKAKAMGKNQAFGICVEE; encoded by the coding sequence ATGAAATCCCGCAAGAACAATTTCACCAAGGAGGTTATTTCGTCCCTGGGCCAGGACAACGGAGAGACCGCGGAAATATTGAAACAGGTGGAGGCGGTGCGCCGGGAGAAGGCCGACAGCCTGTACAGCGATCTGATATTCACCCTGGTCCACCTTCATTTCAGCGAGAACCAGGCTAAACAGCACTGGGAGAAGGTGCTGCAGCACAAGCAGGAGATGAGCCGGAAGCTGGGCCGCAATGTGGGGGTCAGGGTGGCCCTGCTGGATTATTTCATCAACCTTCAGCAGCAGATCCAGAATCCCAAGATCATCGAGATTGACCTGTTCGAGAAGACCCTGCTGTCGGCGGTGACCGACGGCCTGACCGGGCTCTACAATCACCGGTTCTTCCAGGACCGCCTGGACGAGGAGGTGGAGAGGGCCCGGCGCTACGGTATGTCCTTCTCCCTGCTGATGATCGATGTGGACGATTTCAAGATCTACAACGACGCCAACGGGCATATCGCCGGGGATGTGCTGCTGGTGGAGATCTCCAAGATCCTGCTGAGGGCGGTGCGCAAGGTGGACGCCACCTCCCGCTATGGGGGAGAAGAATTCACCATCATCCTGCCCTCCACCAAGAAGAAGGGGGCACTGACCATCGCCGGGCGGATCTGCCAGAAGATGGCCGCCGGACATTTTCCCAACCAGAAGGTGATGCCGGGCGGCAAGATCACGGTCAGTGCCGGGGTGGCCTCGTTCCCCGATGACGGGGCCAGCAAGATCGAGCTGCTGGATTGCGCCGACAAAATGTTATATAAGGCCAAGGCCATGGGAAAGAACCAGGCTTTTGGTATCTGCGTGGAGGAGTGA
- the nifS gene encoding cysteine desulfurase NifS, with the protein MEHIYLDHNATTPVRPEVLQAMLPFFGPEYGNPSSIHRLGREARQSIEKSREQVAAALNCDPSEVVFTGSGTESDNQAIKGAVFANRERGDHIITTKIEHHAVLHSFEYLQKHFNIRTTFLGVDRYGLVDPEELRRTINPKTILVSVMQANNEVGTIQPLPELADICRENRVLFHSDAVQAFGKLETDVKTLGVDLLSVSAHKIYGPKGTGALYVKRGTRLHPLIHGGGHERNRRAGTENAAGIVGLGAAAELAAGERLAQWDRLTALRERLWRGIERNIPHVRRNGHPERSLPGTLNVSFEYVEGEGILLSLDMKGIAASSGSACTSGSLEPSHVLAAMGVPTETAQGSLRFSLGRDNTEQQMDYTVEVLAQAVARLREMSPIAPRASCGIEGKSS; encoded by the coding sequence ATGGAACATATTTATCTTGACCACAACGCCACCACGCCGGTGCGGCCCGAGGTTCTGCAGGCCATGCTTCCCTTTTTCGGTCCCGAGTACGGGAACCCCTCCAGCATCCATCGGCTGGGCCGGGAGGCCCGCCAGTCCATCGAGAAGTCCCGGGAACAGGTGGCGGCGGCCCTTAACTGCGATCCCTCCGAGGTGGTCTTCACCGGCTCCGGGACCGAATCCGACAACCAGGCCATCAAGGGGGCGGTGTTCGCCAACCGGGAGCGGGGCGACCATATCATCACCACCAAAATAGAGCATCATGCGGTGCTCCACAGCTTTGAGTACCTGCAAAAACATTTCAACATCCGGACCACCTTTCTGGGGGTGGACCGCTACGGCCTGGTGGACCCCGAAGAACTGCGACGGACGATAAACCCGAAGACCATACTGGTCTCGGTGATGCAGGCCAACAACGAGGTCGGCACCATCCAGCCCCTGCCGGAGCTGGCCGACATCTGCCGGGAGAACAGGGTGCTGTTTCACAGCGACGCCGTCCAGGCCTTCGGCAAACTGGAGACGGATGTGAAAACCCTGGGGGTGGATCTGCTGTCGGTATCGGCCCACAAAATATACGGCCCCAAGGGGACCGGGGCGCTGTATGTCAAAAGGGGGACCCGCCTGCATCCCCTGATCCACGGGGGCGGGCACGAGAGGAACCGCCGGGCCGGCACCGAGAATGCCGCCGGGATCGTAGGGCTGGGGGCGGCCGCCGAGCTGGCGGCCGGCGAAAGGCTGGCCCAATGGGACCGTCTGACCGCCCTGCGGGAAAGATTGTGGCGGGGCATCGAGCGGAACATCCCCCATGTCCGGCGGAACGGGCATCCGGAAAGATCGCTGCCCGGCACCCTGAATGTCTCGTTCGAATACGTCGAGGGGGAGGGCATCCTGCTGTCGCTGGACATGAAGGGGATCGCGGCCTCCTCCGGCTCGGCCTGCACCTCCGGCAGCCTGGAGCCGTCCCATGTGCTGGCGGCCATGGGGGTGCCCACCGAGACCGCCCAGGGGTCATTGCGTTTTTCCCTGGGAAGGGACAACACCGAACAACAGATGGATTACACTGTGGAGGTGCTGGCCCAGGCGGTGGCCCGCCTGCGGGAGATGTCACCCATCGCCCCCCGGGCATCCTGCGGCATCGAGGGCAAATCCAGCTGA
- a CDS encoding MTH1187 family thiamine-binding protein: MAIAEITVVPVGTGSTSLSDFVVDTIKLAKSTGLKLEITSMGTNIEGPLEDILAVAQAMHQRCLSTGAERVFTSIKIDDRRDKPVTIEGKRARVVEGLKKK, from the coding sequence ATGGCCATTGCCGAGATCACCGTCGTGCCGGTGGGCACCGGGAGTACCAGCCTTTCCGACTTTGTGGTGGACACCATCAAGCTGGCCAAAAGCACCGGGCTGAAGCTGGAGATAACCTCCATGGGCACCAATATCGAGGGCCCGCTGGAAGATATTCTGGCCGTGGCCCAGGCCATGCACCAGCGCTGCCTTTCCACCGGGGCCGAACGGGTGTTCACCTCCATCAAGATCGACGACCGCAGGGACAAGCCGGTCACCATCGAAGGAAAGCGGGCCCGGGTGGTGGAGGGGCTCAAGAAAAAATAA